Genomic DNA from Anaerolineae bacterium:
AAGAAAATAGCCTGGACCCGATAAATTTTAACGGCCAATTTTTATTTCGTGCTCAAAAAAGTGTCAACTAAATTGTGAACCATCCCAGTTTTTGGATCTTTCTCAGAATCTCGCCAACTCAGGTTCCGATACTCAACTTTTTCTGACCTGAAATGCCCAAGCCAAACGAACTCTGTCCCACTGAGGCATCCTTCAGCCTGGTTTTCGCCAATAAGCGCTGCACTTCGTCACGGGTGTAGGATGCGTTAATAGTCCTGAACAGGCCGGGCCGTATTTCTTTGGGTTTGGTGCCCAACCACATTACCCATTTAATGGGAAAGGGCATATCACGTCGTAGGTCGGTGATCAGATACCGCCCGCCGGGTTTGAGCACACGATAGATTTCGTTCAACGCGCGTTCAGGATCAGCCCACTCGTGCAGGGCGGCGTTGGTAAAAACACCATCAAAAAATTCGTCCTCAAACGGCATCTGAAGAGCATCGCCGTGAATGTACTCCACACGCTCAGTCAGGCCGTATTCTGCGGCGTTTTTTTCGGCCACTTTCAGCATGTCTTGACTGATGTCCAACCCCTTCAGCCAAGTACCCTCGGTTTGTTTGAGCCATTCCAGCCCCAAATAACCAGGGCCGGGACCAATTTCTAAAACCAGGCCGGTGGTGATGCCGGCCTGGAGAACCAGGTTTGTCAACAATTGCCCCTTGTCCCGCGATTGGCGCATCATAGCGTCGTAGGCATTGGCCATAAATTCGCCTTGCAGGCCCTCTTCAGTTTCGATAACTCGAGGTCTGGTCATCTTTAAACTCCTGTGATTTCTGCGCCACTGTATTTTAAAATTTGATGATGGGGTGGATGATACCCTTGAGCAACAACGTTTATAATTTCTTCTCGTCTTTTGGCTCGTTCGTCTGCGGGCAACATCAACACAATATCGTCCACATTGTGCGGCCCAATGCGCCAATGCCCCACCACTGCTCCCTGGAATTGCCCGTCAATCAGCAAGTATTGCAGCACTTCCAGTCCCCCAAACCGGCGTCTGAGTTCGCTGGTATGGGACCTGACCAAAAAGTCTGCCTTATGCAGCATAAACACCGCCGGGATAACTTTCTGTTCAGGCAAAACGGTATCTTCAGCGCGCAACCAGCCTTCACCCAAGTCCTCTACCGTTTGGGACACAAGGCGGTTG
This window encodes:
- a CDS encoding class I SAM-dependent methyltransferase; this encodes MTRPRVIETEEGLQGEFMANAYDAMMRQSRDKGQLLTNLVLQAGITTGLVLEIGPGPGYLGLEWLKQTEGTWLKGLDISQDMLKVAEKNAAEYGLTERVEYIHGDALQMPFEDEFFDGVFTNAALHEWADPERALNEIYRVLKPGGRYLITDLRRDMPFPIKWVMWLGTKPKEIRPGLFRTINASYTRDEVQRLLAKTRLKDASVGQSSFGLGISGQKKLSIGT